A stretch of the Clavibacter sp. B3I6 genome encodes the following:
- the serC gene encoding phosphoserine transaminase, with the protein MPTTKIPTELLPLDGRFGCGPSKVRQAQLDHLALAGAQILGTSHRQAPVKDMVGRVRDGLSRLFRLPDGYEVVLGNGGSTAFWDAAAFSLIERRSQNLVFGEFGGKFATAAGAPFLEAPDVIRAEPGSRSAANPVEGVDVYAWPHNETSTGVMAPVTRVHGDEGALTVVDATSAAGGIDFDAAEADVYYFAPQKNLASDGGVWLALFSPAALERVERIAASGRWIPEFLSLKNAVDNSRLNQTLNTPALATLLMLEDQLDWIERAGGLAWADARTRESSAVLYEWAERVAYAQPFVSDPAHRSQVVVTMDFDAGIDAAAVARTLRANGVVDTEPYRKLGRNQLRVATFTAIEPDDVRALVRCIEFVVEQGAG; encoded by the coding sequence ATGCCGACCACGAAGATCCCCACCGAACTGCTGCCCCTCGACGGACGATTCGGCTGCGGGCCGTCCAAGGTGCGGCAGGCGCAGCTCGACCACCTGGCGCTCGCCGGCGCGCAGATCCTCGGCACGTCCCACCGCCAGGCCCCCGTCAAGGACATGGTCGGCCGCGTGCGGGACGGCCTCTCCCGCCTGTTCCGCCTGCCCGACGGCTACGAGGTCGTGCTGGGCAACGGCGGATCCACCGCGTTCTGGGACGCCGCGGCCTTCTCCCTCATCGAGCGCCGCAGCCAGAACCTCGTCTTCGGCGAGTTCGGCGGCAAGTTCGCCACGGCCGCGGGCGCGCCGTTCCTCGAGGCGCCGGACGTGATCCGCGCCGAGCCCGGCAGCCGCTCCGCCGCGAACCCCGTCGAGGGCGTCGACGTCTACGCGTGGCCGCACAACGAGACGTCCACCGGCGTCATGGCGCCCGTGACCCGCGTGCACGGCGACGAGGGCGCGCTCACGGTCGTCGACGCCACGAGCGCGGCGGGCGGGATCGACTTCGACGCGGCCGAGGCCGACGTCTACTACTTCGCCCCGCAGAAGAACCTCGCGAGCGACGGCGGCGTCTGGCTGGCCCTCTTCTCCCCCGCCGCCCTCGAGCGCGTCGAGCGCATCGCGGCGTCGGGCCGGTGGATCCCCGAGTTCCTCAGCCTCAAGAACGCCGTCGACAACTCGCGCCTGAACCAGACGCTGAACACGCCCGCCCTCGCGACGCTGCTCATGCTCGAGGACCAGCTCGACTGGATCGAGAGGGCGGGCGGCCTGGCCTGGGCCGACGCCCGCACCCGCGAGTCGTCCGCCGTCCTCTACGAGTGGGCGGAGCGGGTCGCGTACGCGCAGCCGTTCGTGTCGGACCCCGCGCACCGCTCGCAGGTCGTCGTGACGATGGACTTCGACGCGGGCATCGACGCGGCGGCCGTCGCGAGGACGCTCCGCGCCAACGGCGTGGTCGACACCGAGCCCTACCGGAAGCTCGGGCGCAACCAGCTGCGCGTCGCCACCTTCACGGCCATCGAGCCGGACGACGTGCGGGCGCTCGTGCGCTGCATCGAGTTCGTGGTGGAGCAGGGCGCGGGCTGA
- a CDS encoding bacterial transcriptional activator domain-containing protein yields the protein MPPTTLRSVAVISVDVLGGFRVAGLGALPGSPSPGADPAGATLSDGTRRLIAALAIRTRAADRGTLAAQLWPGALDGRAASCLRSALARLGDGGREIVDPAPGGLVLHEAVAVDLRTARATAARLLEPRRTATDAVDPADISPEAVALFSSDLLPDWFDAWLEPASEEWRHLRVSALEAQSDALLRCDRLHEAASAARRAIDVDPLRETAQRCLIAVHLAAGNQSDALRAYGIYRTRLDREVGLEPTAMLTDLVAGLRPRSVVGATAGAHRRR from the coding sequence ATGCCGCCGACGACGCTCCGGAGCGTCGCGGTGATCAGCGTCGACGTGCTCGGCGGCTTCCGCGTCGCCGGGCTCGGCGCGCTGCCGGGATCGCCGTCGCCCGGTGCGGATCCCGCCGGCGCCACGCTCTCGGACGGCACCCGTCGCCTCATCGCCGCCCTCGCCATCCGCACCCGCGCGGCCGACCGCGGCACCCTCGCCGCGCAGCTGTGGCCCGGCGCGCTCGACGGCCGTGCCGCCTCGTGCCTCCGGTCCGCGCTCGCCCGCCTCGGCGACGGGGGCCGTGAGATCGTCGACCCCGCGCCCGGCGGGCTCGTCCTGCACGAGGCCGTCGCGGTGGACCTGCGGACGGCCCGGGCCACCGCGGCCCGCCTGCTCGAGCCGCGCCGGACGGCGACGGACGCGGTGGATCCGGCCGACATCTCGCCGGAGGCCGTCGCGCTCTTCAGCTCCGACCTCCTGCCCGACTGGTTCGACGCGTGGCTGGAGCCCGCGTCCGAGGAGTGGCGGCACCTGCGGGTCAGTGCGCTCGAGGCCCAGTCCGACGCGCTCCTCAGGTGCGACCGACTGCACGAGGCGGCGTCGGCGGCCCGGCGGGCGATCGACGTGGATCCGCTCCGCGAGACCGCCCAGCGCTGCCTCATCGCCGTGCACCTCGCCGCCGGCAACCAGTCGGACGCGCTGCGGGCGTACGGGATCTACCGCACCCGGCTCGACCGCGAGGTGGGCCTCGAGCCGACCGCGATGCTCACCGACCTCGTGGCCGGGCTGCGGCCCCGCTCGGTCGTCGGCGCCACGGCCGGTGCCCACCGACGCCGCTGA
- a CDS encoding metal-dependent transcriptional regulator, producing MTDLVDTTEMYLRTILDLEEEAIVPLRARISERLGHSGPTVSQTVARMERDGLVVVSGDRHLELTPEGRSKAVHVMRKHRLAERLLSDVIGLEWEFVHDEACRWEHVMSEQVERKILDLLGHPTESPYGNPIPGLDELGDSPAVAFMAGVVSIVEASLGTTEDAPARGVIRRLGEPVQFDPELLSQLKQAGVLPGATGSFSREGAYVLVRVEGAGSGLELPLEVAGHIFIER from the coding sequence ATGACTGATCTCGTGGACACGACGGAGATGTACCTCCGCACCATCCTCGACCTCGAGGAGGAGGCCATCGTCCCCCTGAGGGCGCGCATCTCCGAGCGCCTCGGGCACTCGGGCCCCACCGTCTCGCAGACCGTCGCCCGCATGGAGCGCGACGGACTCGTGGTGGTCAGCGGCGACCGTCACCTGGAGCTCACCCCCGAGGGGCGCAGCAAGGCCGTGCACGTGATGCGCAAGCACCGCCTCGCGGAGCGCCTCCTCAGCGACGTCATCGGGCTCGAGTGGGAGTTCGTGCACGACGAGGCCTGTCGCTGGGAGCACGTGATGAGCGAGCAGGTGGAGCGGAAGATCCTCGACCTGCTCGGCCACCCCACCGAGTCCCCGTACGGCAACCCCATCCCCGGGCTCGACGAGCTGGGCGACTCGCCCGCCGTCGCGTTCATGGCCGGCGTGGTGAGCATCGTCGAGGCGTCGCTCGGCACGACGGAGGACGCTCCCGCGCGCGGCGTGATCCGCCGGCTCGGCGAGCCCGTGCAGTTCGACCCGGAGCTCCTCTCGCAGCTGAAGCAGGCCGGCGTCCTGCCGGGCGCCACCGGATCCTTCTCCCGCGAGGGCGCCTACGTCCTCGTGCGCGTCGAGGGCGCGGGATCGGGCCTCGAGCTGCCGCTCGAGGTCGCGGGCCACATCTTCATCGAGCGCTGA
- a CDS encoding DNA repair helicase XPB, with product MSDGPLIVQSDRTVLLEIAHADAEDARHDLAVFAELERAPEHIHTYRITRLGLWNARAAGHTAEDMLATLERYSRFPVPQSVTVDVTDTVGRYGRLVIGRDADGELQISSTESAVLSEIASARRIAPLLTERVDASTYRVQAWARGQLKQELVKIGWPAEDLAGYTPGTPHDMALVQDGWALRGYQEDAVDHFLDGGSGVVVLPCGAGKTLVGAAAMAKAKTTTLILVTNTVSARQWRAELLKRTTLTEDEIGEYSGQSREVRPVTIATYQILTAKRKGEYAHLALLDALDWGLVVYDEVHLLPAPVFKLTADLQARRRLGLTATLVREDGREGDVFSLIGPKRFDAPWKEIEAQGFISPAECFEVRIDLPDDERLTYAAAADDERYRLAATAPAKLEVTRALVERHRGESILVIGQYLEQIDALSEALGAPKLTGATSVPERERLYQAFRDGTERVLVVSKVANFSVDLPDATVAIQVSGSFGSRQEEAQRLGRLLRPEASGLSASFYTLVSRDTVDQDFAQNRQRFLAEQGYSYTILDAAGITGASAR from the coding sequence ATGTCCGACGGCCCCCTCATCGTCCAGAGCGATCGCACCGTCCTCCTCGAGATCGCCCACGCGGACGCCGAGGACGCGCGCCACGACCTCGCCGTGTTCGCCGAGCTGGAGCGGGCGCCGGAGCACATCCACACGTACCGGATCACCCGGCTCGGGCTGTGGAACGCGCGCGCCGCCGGCCACACGGCCGAGGACATGCTCGCCACGCTCGAGCGCTACTCGCGCTTCCCCGTCCCGCAGTCCGTGACGGTCGACGTCACGGACACCGTGGGCCGCTACGGGCGCCTCGTGATCGGCCGCGACGCCGACGGCGAGCTGCAGATCTCCAGCACGGAGTCCGCGGTCCTCTCCGAGATCGCGAGCGCCCGACGCATCGCGCCGCTCCTCACCGAGCGCGTCGACGCCTCCACGTACCGCGTGCAGGCGTGGGCGCGCGGCCAGCTCAAGCAGGAGCTCGTGAAGATCGGCTGGCCCGCCGAGGACCTCGCCGGCTACACGCCCGGCACCCCGCACGACATGGCGCTCGTGCAGGACGGCTGGGCGCTCCGCGGGTACCAGGAGGACGCGGTCGACCACTTCCTCGACGGCGGATCCGGCGTGGTGGTCCTCCCCTGCGGCGCCGGCAAGACGCTCGTGGGCGCGGCCGCGATGGCGAAGGCCAAGACGACGACCCTGATCCTCGTGACCAACACGGTGTCGGCCCGCCAGTGGCGCGCGGAGCTGCTGAAGCGCACCACCCTCACCGAGGACGAGATCGGCGAGTACTCGGGCCAGTCCCGCGAGGTGCGGCCCGTCACCATCGCCACCTACCAGATCCTCACCGCCAAGCGGAAGGGCGAGTACGCCCACCTGGCCCTCCTCGATGCGCTCGACTGGGGCCTCGTCGTCTACGACGAGGTGCACCTGCTGCCCGCGCCCGTGTTCAAGCTCACCGCCGACCTGCAGGCGCGTCGTCGCCTCGGGCTCACCGCGACGCTCGTGCGGGAGGACGGTCGCGAGGGCGACGTATTCAGCCTCATCGGCCCGAAGCGGTTCGACGCGCCGTGGAAGGAGATCGAGGCCCAGGGCTTCATCTCCCCCGCGGAGTGCTTCGAGGTGCGCATCGACCTCCCCGACGACGAGCGGCTGACCTACGCGGCGGCGGCCGACGACGAGCGATACCGGCTCGCCGCCACGGCGCCCGCCAAGCTCGAGGTCACGCGCGCGCTGGTGGAGCGGCACCGCGGCGAGAGCATCCTCGTGATCGGCCAGTACCTGGAGCAGATCGACGCGCTCTCCGAGGCCCTCGGCGCCCCGAAGCTCACGGGCGCGACGTCCGTCCCCGAGCGCGAGCGGCTCTACCAGGCGTTCCGCGACGGCACGGAGCGCGTCCTCGTGGTCAGCAAGGTCGCCAACTTCTCGGTCGACCTGCCGGACGCCACCGTCGCGATCCAGGTGTCCGGCTCGTTCGGCTCGCGCCAGGAGGAGGCCCAGCGGCTCGGCCGGCTCCTCCGCCCCGAGGCGTCCGGGCTCTCGGCCAGCTTCTACACGCTCGTGTCGCGCGACACCGTCGACCAGGACTTCGCGCAGAACCGCCAGCGCTTCCTCGCGGAGCAGGGCTACAGCTACACGATCCTCGACGCCGCCGGCATCACCGGCGCCTCCGCTCGATAG
- a CDS encoding HNH endonuclease, which translates to MRTLVLNAGFEPLAVVSFKRALVLVLSGKATMLAQDEEHPILGNGGAWGRPSVILLTRYVRIPHARRVPVSRRGVLRRDGGRCAYCARNATTIDHVLPRSRGGKDTWENLVACCLSCNNRKSDRTPEEMGWTLRTAPRAPQGSGWVVSGMERPAPGWDEFLAPAA; encoded by the coding sequence GTGCGCACACTGGTACTCAACGCGGGCTTCGAGCCGCTCGCCGTCGTGTCGTTCAAGCGGGCCCTGGTGCTCGTGCTGAGCGGCAAGGCCACCATGCTCGCCCAGGACGAGGAGCATCCGATCCTCGGGAACGGCGGGGCGTGGGGCCGCCCGTCGGTCATCCTCCTCACGCGCTACGTGCGGATCCCGCATGCGCGGCGCGTGCCCGTCTCGCGCCGCGGCGTCCTCCGCCGGGACGGCGGCCGGTGCGCGTACTGCGCGCGGAACGCGACGACCATCGACCACGTGCTCCCGCGCTCGCGCGGCGGCAAGGACACGTGGGAGAACCTCGTGGCCTGCTGCCTCTCCTGCAACAACCGCAAGAGCGACCGCACGCCCGAGGAGATGGGATGGACGCTCCGAACGGCGCCGCGGGCCCCGCAGGGGAGCGGCTGGGTGGTCAGCGGGATGGAGCGGCCGGCGCCCGGGTGGGACGAGTTCCTCGCCCCCGCCGCCTGA
- a CDS encoding cold-shock protein: protein MPTGKVKFYDEDKGFGFISSDDGQEVFLHASALPSGVAGVKAGTRLEFGVADGKRGAQALSARILDAPPSLVRMSRKPADDMAVIVEDLVKVLDGIGTNLKRGRYPDDAHSRKIAALLRRVAEELDA from the coding sequence ATGCCCACCGGCAAGGTGAAGTTCTACGACGAGGACAAGGGGTTCGGGTTCATCAGCTCGGACGACGGCCAGGAGGTCTTCCTGCACGCGTCGGCCCTGCCCTCGGGCGTCGCCGGCGTGAAGGCCGGCACCCGGCTCGAGTTCGGCGTCGCCGACGGCAAGCGCGGCGCGCAGGCCCTCTCGGCGCGGATCCTCGACGCCCCGCCCTCGCTGGTCCGCATGTCCCGCAAGCCCGCCGACGACATGGCCGTCATCGTCGAGGACCTCGTGAAGGTGCTCGACGGCATCGGCACGAACCTCAAGCGCGGCCGCTACCCGGACGACGCCCACAGCCGGAAAATCGCCGCGCTGCTGCGCCGCGTCGCGGAGGAGCTCGATGCCTGA
- a CDS encoding helicase-associated domain-containing protein: MTDALVLASRLRALDDDALAALVRDRGIDAARIADLFDLADALLAPEAVAEALEQLDRPALAVLAVAAAEGATARRVPLDSVRDAVARRSGEEPRDERELADAAARAASTLLADLDHDGITMHPEVAAVLAAWPAEGLPGADALARLDPPAPLAAVPRTDPAEVDRRAGESAFAAVVSVAALVDALLHEPARELSRGGMSLPDARRLAAALGADVDDVPVVLSIAARAGLVARTGRTWSAAVASDVWSGLPTPARWEALAASWLEALAPATRSILAERADASWGAGLLDSVLWRFPGGSAWIGARITAFTRDAGLLGITTGDVPSSAGRALLTSGPEAAAAALAPHLPAEVDRVYLQHDLTIVSPGPLDPAVESRLLSVADAEGRGLAASYRVSADSVTRALASGQTVDAVRSFLAGISLTGIPQPLDYLLDETAARFGRLRIRPAAPSDAAPDARTAVVSDDATLLATLLVDRDLAPLRLTRAAVGVLVSAAPPEAVERALAAARLGPVREDADGERIAPAPRTSPAPGPARDPEPDAADALVARVRAADGPDDGAAWTARQLEVAIRAKAAVRVRVRMPDGREVDHVLEPASVAGGRLRARDRVADVERTLPLSSIVSLSPGPTPG; the protein is encoded by the coding sequence ATGACCGACGCCCTGGTGCTCGCGTCCCGCCTGCGCGCGCTCGACGACGACGCCCTGGCCGCCCTCGTCCGCGACCGCGGGATCGACGCCGCCCGCATCGCCGACCTCTTCGACCTCGCGGACGCGCTGCTCGCCCCGGAGGCCGTCGCCGAGGCCCTCGAGCAGCTCGACCGCCCCGCGTTGGCCGTGCTCGCGGTCGCCGCCGCGGAGGGCGCCACCGCACGCCGCGTCCCGCTCGACTCCGTCCGCGACGCCGTCGCGCGGCGCTCGGGCGAGGAGCCGCGCGACGAGCGGGAGCTGGCGGACGCCGCCGCCCGCGCCGCGTCCACGCTCCTCGCCGACCTCGACCACGACGGCATCACGATGCATCCCGAGGTCGCGGCCGTGCTCGCGGCCTGGCCCGCCGAGGGCCTGCCCGGCGCCGACGCGCTCGCGCGCCTCGACCCTCCCGCTCCCCTCGCCGCCGTCCCGCGCACCGACCCCGCGGAGGTCGACCGACGCGCCGGCGAGAGCGCCTTCGCCGCCGTCGTCTCCGTCGCCGCGCTCGTCGACGCGCTCCTGCACGAACCCGCCCGCGAGCTCAGCCGCGGCGGCATGTCGCTCCCCGACGCGCGACGGCTGGCGGCCGCGCTCGGCGCCGACGTCGACGACGTGCCGGTCGTCCTGTCGATCGCCGCCCGCGCCGGCCTCGTCGCCCGCACGGGCCGCACGTGGTCCGCAGCCGTCGCCTCCGACGTCTGGTCGGGCCTCCCGACCCCCGCCCGGTGGGAGGCCCTCGCCGCGTCCTGGCTCGAGGCGCTGGCGCCCGCGACCCGCAGCATCCTCGCCGAGCGCGCCGACGCGTCGTGGGGCGCCGGCCTCCTCGACAGCGTGCTCTGGCGCTTCCCCGGCGGATCCGCGTGGATCGGCGCGCGCATCACCGCCTTCACGCGCGACGCCGGCCTCCTCGGCATCACCACGGGGGACGTGCCGAGCTCCGCCGGCCGCGCGCTCCTCACCTCCGGCCCCGAGGCGGCCGCCGCCGCGCTCGCGCCGCACCTCCCCGCGGAGGTGGACCGGGTCTACCTGCAGCACGACCTCACGATCGTCTCGCCCGGTCCGCTGGATCCCGCCGTCGAGTCGCGCCTGCTGTCCGTCGCGGACGCGGAGGGCCGGGGCCTCGCCGCGAGCTACCGCGTGTCCGCGGACTCCGTCACGCGCGCCCTCGCCTCGGGCCAGACCGTCGACGCCGTCCGCTCCTTCCTCGCGGGGATCTCGCTGACGGGCATCCCCCAGCCGCTCGACTACCTGCTCGACGAGACCGCAGCGCGGTTCGGCCGGCTCCGCATCCGCCCGGCGGCGCCCTCGGACGCCGCACCGGATGCCCGCACCGCGGTCGTCTCGGACGACGCGACGCTGCTCGCCACCCTCCTGGTCGACCGCGACCTGGCGCCTCTGCGGCTCACGCGCGCCGCCGTCGGCGTCCTCGTCTCGGCCGCGCCGCCCGAGGCCGTCGAGCGCGCGCTCGCGGCCGCGCGGCTCGGTCCCGTCCGCGAGGACGCCGACGGCGAGCGCATCGCCCCCGCTCCCCGCACGTCCCCGGCGCCGGGTCCCGCCCGCGATCCCGAGCCCGACGCGGCGGACGCACTCGTCGCCCGCGTCCGCGCCGCCGACGGCCCTGACGACGGAGCCGCGTGGACCGCGCGGCAGCTGGAAGTCGCGATCCGCGCCAAGGCCGCCGTCCGCGTCCGCGTCCGCATGCCCGACGGGCGCGAGGTGGATCACGTGCTCGAGCCCGCCAGCGTCGCCGGCGGCCGCCTGCGCGCGCGCGACCGCGTGGCCGACGTGGAGCGCACCCTCCCCCTGTCGAGCATCGTGTCCCTCTCCCCCGGGCCGACGCCCGGGTGA
- a CDS encoding DUF3027 domain-containing protein produces the protein MPERRDDDVSTTEAGTAPEAEPTTGAASAPDAGTSEATSFEQAPGGEAPGETDAPAEAEAEPESPVEPAVPDAELLAAVDLARAALLEITPADTVGEPAGSIVEGDRVLSLLFANTMPGYPGWFWTVTLARVDDAAPTVLEAELMPGEGALLSPEWLPWSDRLAGIEADQEAERIAAESDDDEDDEDEDEDDDPEDDDPSEDAEDADDVLDGVDFEAAPAQDDDDDDDDDDDDDDDDDDTSFDGADR, from the coding sequence ATGCCTGAGCGCCGGGACGACGACGTGAGCACGACCGAGGCCGGCACCGCGCCGGAGGCGGAGCCGACGACGGGCGCCGCGTCCGCCCCGGACGCCGGGACCTCGGAGGCGACGTCCTTCGAGCAGGCGCCGGGCGGAGAGGCGCCCGGGGAGACCGACGCGCCGGCCGAGGCCGAGGCCGAGCCCGAGTCCCCGGTGGAACCGGCCGTCCCGGACGCCGAGCTGCTCGCGGCCGTGGACCTCGCGCGCGCCGCGCTGCTGGAGATCACGCCCGCCGACACCGTCGGCGAGCCCGCCGGGTCGATCGTCGAGGGCGACCGCGTGTTGTCGCTCCTCTTCGCGAACACGATGCCGGGCTACCCCGGCTGGTTCTGGACGGTGACGCTGGCCCGCGTCGACGACGCCGCCCCGACCGTCCTCGAGGCCGAGCTCATGCCCGGGGAGGGCGCGCTGCTCTCGCCCGAGTGGCTGCCCTGGTCCGACCGGCTCGCCGGCATCGAGGCGGACCAGGAGGCCGAGCGCATCGCGGCGGAGTCCGACGACGACGAGGACGACGAGGACGAGGACGAGGACGACGACCCGGAGGACGACGACCCGTCGGAGGACGCCGAGGACGCGGACGACGTCCTCGACGGCGTCGACTTCGAAGCCGCGCCGGCGCAGGACGACGACGACGACGACGACGACGACGACGACGATGACGACGACGACGACGACACGAGCTTCGACGGCGCCGATCGCTGA
- a CDS encoding C40 family peptidase — MDRLPSRRELRAAETAKAVRPRRDSATRTLQAPAPRLTPAPVGRSRRTKAANAVVMTFVTGLVGVMAIPAYAAGSQLEHTATAEGTSLQDYTAANAQVVTADSATSTPVEEEGFTATSVAELNAAKAAAEQAALAEQRRVQLASTATTYTGASAAQIAANPVYQTPPTSAAAGGVAAVARQYLGVPYVFGGETPAGFDCSGLVKYVFAQFGLNLAHSVRAQGNAGTIVSRADARPGDIVVWNDFSHDGIYTGNGIFIDAPKPGDRVKERPIWSQNVHFVRLLG; from the coding sequence ATGGATCGCCTGCCCAGCCGCCGCGAGCTCCGCGCCGCCGAGACCGCGAAGGCCGTCCGCCCGCGTCGCGACTCCGCGACCCGCACGCTCCAGGCCCCCGCTCCTCGCCTGACCCCCGCCCCCGTCGGCCGCTCGCGCCGCACGAAGGCCGCCAACGCGGTCGTCATGACCTTCGTCACCGGCCTCGTCGGCGTCATGGCCATCCCGGCCTACGCCGCCGGCTCGCAGCTCGAGCACACCGCGACCGCCGAGGGCACCTCCCTCCAGGACTACACGGCCGCCAACGCGCAGGTCGTCACGGCCGACAGCGCGACGTCGACCCCCGTCGAGGAGGAGGGCTTCACGGCCACCTCCGTCGCCGAGCTCAACGCCGCGAAGGCCGCGGCCGAGCAGGCCGCCCTCGCCGAGCAGCGCCGGGTGCAGCTGGCCTCCACGGCCACGACCTACACGGGTGCCTCGGCCGCCCAGATCGCCGCGAACCCCGTCTACCAGACGCCGCCCACCTCCGCGGCTGCGGGTGGCGTGGCCGCGGTGGCGCGCCAGTACCTCGGCGTGCCCTACGTCTTCGGCGGCGAGACCCCCGCGGGCTTCGACTGCTCCGGCCTCGTCAAGTACGTGTTCGCCCAGTTCGGCCTGAACCTGGCGCACTCGGTGCGTGCCCAGGGCAATGCCGGCACCATCGTCTCCCGTGCGGACGCGCGCCCCGGCGACATCGTCGTGTGGAACGACTTCAGCCACGACGGCATCTACACCGGCAACGGCATCTTCATCGACGCGCCGAAGCCCGGCGACCGCGTCAAGGAGCGCCCCATCTGGAGCCAGAACGTGCACTTCGTCCGCCTCCTCGGCTGA
- a CDS encoding prolyl oligopeptidase family protein produces the protein MTDDAPPSETPDDPFLWLEEIHGDRALAWVRAENERTLGRSSEESRAGLTGELLEVLESDARIPYVTRHGAHLYNLWRDAEHVQGLWRRTTLDEYEAPSPEWEVLLDLDALGAAEGIPWQFSHAQLLPEERDRALVSLSPDGGDAVAVRELDLLMGRFVAGGFDVPVAKTMVSWIDRDTVFVGTDFGPGSLTESSYARTARRWSRGQALADAPEVHAVAATDMLVHVTHDPTPGFERDVVREVPDFFTSRTLLLTDAGTVPIEVPEDVDVDLHREWLVLRPRTDTEIGGVVHAGGSLLAARLDDFLAGSRELAVLFAPTSSRSLEDWAWTAGHLVLTLLEDVASRIRVLTPPASHGPAGWHEEDVRVGTPLASVSVVATDRETDEYWLAVTGFLTPPTLLLGVVGEGAPRPVKEQPASFDAEGLEVAQHFAVSDDGTRVPYFQVGPRDLPLDGSAPTLLSGYGGFENSRLPSYSGIVGRGWLARGGVFVLANIRGGGEYGPAWHRAALRQDRHRAYEDFAAVARDLVARGVTVPARLGCEGRSNGGLLVGNMLTTYPELFGAVICGVPLLDMRRYTRLSAGASWIAEYGDPDVASDWEFIRTFSPYHNVRAGVAYPPTLVYAATSDDRVGPVQARKMVALLHETGVEDAWYFENTAGGHGGSADNPATARLQSLIHAFLWERLRSVRVGR, from the coding sequence ATGACCGACGACGCTCCCCCCTCCGAGACACCCGACGACCCGTTCCTCTGGCTGGAGGAGATCCACGGCGACCGTGCGCTCGCCTGGGTGCGGGCGGAGAACGAGCGCACGCTCGGCCGGTCCTCCGAGGAGTCCCGCGCCGGGCTCACGGGCGAGCTGCTCGAGGTGCTGGAGTCCGACGCGCGGATCCCCTACGTGACGCGCCACGGGGCCCACCTCTACAACCTGTGGCGCGACGCCGAGCACGTGCAGGGCCTCTGGCGGCGCACGACGCTCGACGAGTACGAGGCGCCCTCTCCGGAGTGGGAGGTGCTGCTCGACCTCGACGCGCTGGGCGCGGCCGAGGGCATCCCGTGGCAGTTCTCGCACGCGCAGCTGCTGCCGGAGGAGCGGGACCGGGCGCTCGTGTCGCTCTCGCCCGACGGCGGGGACGCGGTGGCGGTGCGGGAGCTCGACCTCCTCATGGGCCGCTTCGTCGCGGGCGGCTTCGACGTGCCCGTGGCGAAGACGATGGTGTCGTGGATCGACCGCGACACCGTGTTCGTCGGCACGGACTTCGGCCCCGGCAGCCTCACCGAGAGCTCGTACGCGCGGACCGCCCGGCGCTGGAGCCGCGGGCAGGCCCTCGCCGACGCCCCCGAGGTGCACGCGGTCGCGGCGACGGACATGCTCGTCCACGTCACGCACGACCCCACGCCGGGGTTCGAGCGGGACGTCGTGCGCGAGGTGCCCGACTTCTTCACGTCGCGCACGCTGCTGCTGACGGACGCGGGCACCGTGCCGATCGAGGTCCCCGAGGACGTCGACGTCGACCTGCACCGCGAGTGGCTCGTGCTGCGGCCGCGCACGGACACCGAGATCGGCGGCGTCGTGCACGCGGGCGGCTCGCTGCTGGCGGCGCGCCTCGACGACTTCCTCGCCGGATCGCGCGAGCTCGCCGTGCTGTTCGCCCCGACCTCGTCGCGGAGCCTCGAGGACTGGGCGTGGACGGCGGGCCACCTCGTGCTCACGCTGCTCGAGGACGTCGCCAGCAGGATCCGCGTGCTCACGCCGCCGGCGTCGCACGGTCCCGCGGGCTGGCACGAGGAGGACGTGCGCGTGGGGACGCCCCTCGCGTCCGTCTCCGTCGTCGCCACCGACCGGGAGACCGACGAGTACTGGCTCGCGGTGACCGGGTTCCTCACGCCGCCCACGCTCCTGCTCGGGGTCGTGGGGGAGGGCGCGCCGCGACCGGTCAAGGAGCAGCCGGCGTCGTTCGACGCGGAAGGGCTCGAGGTCGCGCAGCACTTCGCCGTCTCCGACGACGGCACGCGCGTGCCCTACTTCCAGGTGGGCCCGCGGGACCTGCCGCTCGACGGATCCGCCCCCACCCTCCTCTCCGGCTACGGCGGCTTCGAGAACAGCCGCCTGCCCTCGTACAGCGGCATCGTGGGCCGCGGCTGGCTGGCGCGCGGCGGCGTCTTCGTGCTCGCCAACATCCGGGGCGGCGGGGAGTACGGGCCGGCGTGGCATCGGGCGGCGCTGCGGCAGGACCGCCACCGCGCGTACGAGGACTTCGCGGCCGTGGCGCGAGACCTGGTGGCACGCGGCGTGACGGTCCCGGCGCGCCTCGGCTGCGAGGGCCGGAGCAACGGCGGGCTGCTCGTCGGCAACATGCTCACGACCTACCCGGAGCTGTTCGGCGCGGTGATCTGCGGGGTGCCGCTGCTGGACATGCGGCGGTACACCCGGTTGTCGGCGGGGGCGTCGTGGATCGCCGAGTACGGCGACCCCGACGTGGCGTCGGACTGGGAGTTCATCCGCACCTTCTCGCCGTACCACAACGTCCGCGCGGGGGTCGCGTACCCGCCGACGCTCGTCTACGCGGCCACGAGCGACGACCGGGTCGGCCCCGTGCAGGCGCGCAAGATGGTCGCGCTGCTGCACGAGACGGGGGTCGAGGACGCCTGGTACTTCGAGAACACGGCCGGCGGGCACGGCGGATCCGCCGACAACCCCGCGACCGCGCGCCTGCAGTCCCTCATCCACGCGTTCCTGTGGGAGCGGCTCCGGAGCGTGCGCGTCGGGCGGTGA